One region of Clostridiales bacterium genomic DNA includes:
- the tet(W) gene encoding tetracycline resistance ribosomal protection protein Tet(W): MKIINIGILAHVDAGKTTLTESLLYASGAISEPGSVEKGTTRTDTMFLERQRGITIQAAVTSFQWHRCKVNIVDTPGHMDFLAEVYRSLAVLDGAILVISAKDGVQAQTRILFHALRKMNIPTVIFINKIDQAGVDLQSVVQSVRDKLSADIIIKQTVSLSPEIVLEENTDIEAWDAVIENNDKLLEKYIAGEPISREKLVREEQRRVQDASLFPVYYGSAKKGLGIQPLMDAVTGLFQPIGEQGSAALCGSVFKVEYTDCGQRRVYLRLYSGTLRLRDTVALAGREKLKITEMRIPSKGEIVRTDTAYPGEIVILPSDSVRLNDVLGDPTRLPRKRWREDPLPMLRTSIAPKTAAQRERLLDALTQLADTDPLLRCEVDSITHEIILSFLGRVQLEVVSALLSEKYKLETVVKEPTVIYMERPLKAASHTIHIEVPPNPFWASIGLSVTPLPLGSGVQYESRVSLGYLNQSFQNAVRDGIRYGLEQGLFGWNVTDCKICFEYGLYYSPVSTPADFRSLAPIVLEQALKESGTQLLEPYLSFTLYAPREYLSRAYHDAPKYCATIETVQVKKDEVVFTGEIPARCIQAYRTDLAFYTNGQSVCLTELKGYQAAVGKPVIQPRRPNSRLDKVRYMFQKVM, from the coding sequence ATGAAAATAATCAATATTGGAATTCTTGCCCATGTAGACGCTGGAAAGACGACCTTGACGGAGAGCCTGCTATATGCCAGCGGAGCCATTTCAGAACCGGGGAGCGTCGAAAAAGGGACAACGAGGACGGACACCATGTTTTTGGAGCGGCAGCGTGGGATTACCATTCAAGCGGCAGTCACTTCCTTCCAGTGGCACAGATGTAAAGTCAACATTGTGGATACGCCCGGCCACATGGATTTTTTGGCGGAGGTGTACCGCTCTTTGGCTGTTTTAGATGGGGCCATCTTGGTGATCTCCGCTAAAGATGGCGTGCAGGCCCAGACCCGTATTCTGTTCCATGCCCTGCGGAAAATGAACATTCCCACCGTTATCTTTATCAACAAGATCGACCAGGCTGGCGTTGATTTGCAGAGCGTGGTTCAGTCTGTTCGGGATAAGCTCTCCGCCGATATTATCATCAAGCAGACGGTGTCGCTGTCCCCGGAAATAGTCCTGGAGGAAAATACCGACATAGAAGCATGGGATGCGGTCATCGAAAATAACGATAAATTATTGGAAAAGTATATCGCAGGAGAACCAATCAGCCGGGAAAAACTTGTGCGGGAGGAACAGCGGCGGGTTCAAGACGCCTCCCTGTTCCCGGTCTATTATGGCAGCGCCAAAAAGGGCCTTGGCATTCAACCGTTGATGGATGCGGTGACAGGGCTGTTCCAACCGATTGGGGAACAGGGGAGCGCCGCCCTATGCGGCAGCGTTTTCAAGGTGGAGTATACAGATTGCGGCCAGCGGCGTGTCTATCTACGGCTATACAGCGGAACGCTGCGCCTGCGGGATACGGTGGCCCTGGCCGGGAGAGAAAAGCTGAAAATCACAGAGATGCGTATTCCATCCAAAGGGGAAATTGTTCGGACAGACACCGCTTATCCGGGTGAAATTGTTATCCTTCCCAGCGACAGCGTGAGGTTAAACGATGTATTAGGGGACCCAACCCGGCTCCCTCGTAAAAGGTGGCGTGAGGACCCCCTCCCCATGCTGCGGACGTCGATTGCGCCGAAAACGGCAGCGCAAAGAGAACGGCTGCTGGACGCTCTTACGCAACTTGCGGATACTGACCCGCTTTTGCGCTGCGAGGTGGATTCCATCACCCATGAGATCATTCTTTCTTTTTTGGGCCGGGTGCAGTTGGAGGTTGTTTCCGCTTTGCTGTCGGAAAAATACAAGCTTGAAACAGTGGTAAAGGAACCCACCGTCATTTATATGGAGCGGCCGCTCAAAGCAGCCAGCCACACCATCCATATCGAGGTGCCGCCCAACCCGTTTTGGGCATCCATCGGACTGTCTGTTACACCACTCCCGCTTGGCTCCGGTGTACAATACGAGAGCCGGGTTTCGCTGGGATACTTGAACCAGAGTTTTCAAAACGCTGTCAGGGATGGTATCCGTTACGGGCTGGAGCAGGGCTTGTTCGGCTGGAACGTAACGGACTGTAAGATTTGCTTTGAATACGGGCTTTATTACAGTCCGGTCAGCACGCCGGCGGACTTCCGCTCATTGGCCCCGATTGTATTGGAACAGGCATTGAAGGAATCAGGGACGCAACTGCTGGAACCTTATCTCTCCTTCACCCTCTATGCGCCCCGGGAATATCTTTCCAGGGCTTATCATGATGCACCGAAATACTGTGCCACCATCGAAACGGTCCAGGTAAAAAAGGATGAAGTTGTCTTTACTGGCGAGATTCCCGCCCGCTGTATACAGGCATACCGTACTGATCTGGCCTTTTACACCAACGGGCAGAGCGTATGCCTTACAGAACTGAAAGGGTATCAGGCCGCTGTCGGCAAGCCAGTCATCCAGCCCCGCCGTCCAAACAGCCGCCTGGACAAGGTGCGCTATATGTTTCAGAAGGTAATGTAA
- a CDS encoding ATP-binding protein gives MKQKIYLITGLMASGKSTVSDLLAKSIEKCVHLRGDVFRKMIISGRENMSATPSAEAVRQLYLRYKLTADAARSYFDNGFSVVIQDNYYGDELNRMINYLHKYPVEVVVLCPDVETIKERERYREKTGYSGFTVETLYDTFMQTTPRIGFWLDNSNQTPQQTVETILNVRKPV, from the coding sequence ATGAAACAAAAAATTTATCTCATTACAGGCTTAATGGCTTCTGGAAAATCTACAGTTTCCGATTTACTGGCAAAATCAATAGAAAAATGCGTCCATCTTCGTGGTGATGTGTTCCGAAAAATGATTATTTCAGGCAGAGAAAATATGTCAGCTACCCCATCAGCGGAAGCAGTCCGCCAGCTGTACCTTCGATACAAATTGACTGCTGATGCGGCAAGGTCATACTTTGACAACGGCTTTTCTGTAGTGATCCAAGATAACTACTACGGTGATGAATTAAACCGAATGATAAATTATCTGCATAAATACCCTGTTGAGGTTGTCGTTCTTTGTCCAGATGTGGAAACAATAAAAGAAAGGGAACGATACAGGGAGAAAACAGGCTATTCCGGCTTTACGGTTGAAACCTTATACGATACATTTATGCAGACAACACCACGGATCGGCTTTTGGCTGGACAATTCCAACCAAACACCGCAGCAGACAGTAGAAACCATTCTGAACGTTAGGAAGCCGGTATGA
- the rplA gene encoding 50S ribosomal protein L1, whose product MFRGKNYKESAKLIDKQAQYEPQEAFELITKTAKAKFDETVELHVKLGVDSRHADQQVRGAIVLPHGTGKVNRVLVFCKEEQVQEALDAGADYAGGQDLVAKIQGENWFEFDTVIASPNMMGVVGRLGKVLGPKGLMPSPKAGTVTPNIANAIKEAKAGKIEYRLDKTNIIHCPIGKVSFGAEKLTENYNALIGAIIKAKPAAAKGQYIKSCVTASTMGPGIKIVTKI is encoded by the coding sequence TTGTTCAGAGGTAAAAATTATAAAGAGAGCGCTAAGCTCATTGATAAGCAGGCTCAGTACGAGCCGCAGGAAGCCTTCGAGCTCATCACCAAGACCGCCAAGGCCAAGTTTGACGAGACCGTCGAGCTGCACGTGAAGCTGGGCGTTGACTCCCGTCACGCCGACCAGCAGGTCCGCGGCGCCATCGTCCTGCCCCACGGCACCGGCAAAGTCAACCGCGTGCTCGTCTTCTGCAAGGAAGAGCAGGTCCAGGAAGCGCTCGACGCCGGTGCCGATTACGCCGGCGGCCAGGATCTTGTTGCGAAGATCCAGGGCGAGAACTGGTTCGAGTTCGACACCGTCATCGCCTCTCCCAACATGATGGGCGTCGTCGGCCGTCTCGGCAAAGTGCTCGGCCCCAAGGGCCTGATGCCGTCCCCGAAGGCCGGCACCGTCACGCCGAATATTGCCAACGCCATCAAGGAAGCCAAAGCCGGTAAGATCGAGTACCGTCTCGACAAGACCAACATCATCCACTGCCCGATCGGCAAGGTCAGCTTTGGCGCTGAGAAGCTCACCGAGAACTACAACGCGCTCATCGGCGCGATCATCAAGGCCAAGCCGGCCGCCGCGAAGGGCCAGTACATCAAGTCCTGCGTCACGGCGTCCACCATGGGCCCCGGCATCAAGATCGTCACGAAGATCTGA
- the rplK gene encoding 50S ribosomal protein L11, which translates to MAQKIVGYVRFQVPAGKATPAPPVGPALGQYGINIGQFTKDFNERTKGDMGMMIPVVITVYADRSFSFITKTPPAALLIKKACGIEHASGVPQRDKVATISKEDLRKIAEQKMPDLNCSSIESAMSMIAGTCRSMGVLVGE; encoded by the coding sequence GTGGCACAGAAAATAGTTGGATACGTCAGATTCCAGGTTCCCGCCGGCAAGGCAACGCCGGCTCCCCCGGTCGGCCCCGCGCTCGGCCAGTATGGCATCAACATTGGCCAGTTCACCAAGGACTTCAACGAGCGCACCAAGGGCGACATGGGCATGATGATCCCGGTCGTCATCACCGTGTACGCCGACCGCAGCTTCTCGTTCATTACCAAGACGCCCCCGGCAGCCCTGCTCATCAAGAAGGCCTGCGGCATCGAGCATGCTTCCGGCGTGCCCCAGAGAGATAAGGTCGCGACCATCAGCAAGGAAGACCTGCGCAAGATCGCAGAGCAGAAGATGCCCGATCTCAACTGCTCGAGCATCGAGTCTGCTATGAGCATGATCGCAGGCACCTGCCGCAGCATGGGCGTTCTGGTCGGCGAATAA
- the nusG gene encoding transcription termination/antitermination protein NusG yields the protein MSELAKWYVVHTYSGYENSVAANILKAAENRKMQDLIQEVNIPMETVKEITDSGEKTVERKVFPGYVLVKMVLTDESWHLVHNVRGAAGFVGSDGKAIPLTEQEIYDLGVEHHEVVVGYELGDSVKITDGPLEGFIGTVDELEPDKDRVRVVVSMFGRETPVDLELDQVEAIKD from the coding sequence ATGTCTGAACTTGCAAAATGGTATGTTGTCCATACCTACTCCGGCTACGAAAACAGCGTGGCCGCGAACATCCTAAAGGCGGCGGAAAACCGCAAAATGCAGGATCTGATCCAGGAAGTCAACATCCCGATGGAGACGGTCAAGGAGATCACCGATTCCGGTGAAAAGACCGTCGAGCGCAAGGTCTTTCCGGGCTACGTGCTCGTGAAGATGGTGCTGACCGATGAGAGCTGGCATCTCGTGCACAACGTGCGCGGCGCCGCGGGCTTCGTCGGCTCCGACGGGAAGGCGATCCCCCTGACAGAACAGGAAATTTACGACCTCGGCGTCGAGCATCACGAAGTGGTGGTCGGCTATGAGCTCGGCGACTCCGTCAAGATCACCGACGGCCCGCTCGAGGGCTTCATCGGCACGGTGGACGAGCTCGAGCCCGACAAGGACCGTGTCCGCGTCGTCGTTTCCATGTTCGGCAGAGAGACGCCCGTCGACCTCGAACTCGATCAGGTCGAAGCGATCAAGGATTAA
- the secE gene encoding preprotein translocase subunit SecE, with protein MADKKPEKKETSTEAVKKVDKKLPFFKRIGKWFRDMKSELKKVVWPTPKQTANNTAVCLVVMLASALVLWGFDSLADQGVQLLLKLGG; from the coding sequence ATGGCTGATAAGAAACCGGAAAAGAAAGAAACTTCCACCGAAGCCGTCAAGAAAGTCGATAAAAAACTCCCGTTTTTCAAACGCATCGGCAAATGGTTCCGCGACATGAAGAGCGAGCTCAAAAAGGTCGTGTGGCCGACGCCGAAGCAGACGGCAAACAACACCGCGGTCTGCCTGGTGGTCATGCTCGCCTCCGCACTGGTGCTGTGGGGCTTCGACTCGCTGGCCGATCAGGGCGTGCAGCTTCTGCTGAAGCTGGGTGGGTAA
- the rpmG gene encoding 50S ribosomal protein L33, which yields MAKAGSRVKVTLRCAECKQRNYNTMKNKKNTTEKLELSKYCPFCRKHTKHVETK from the coding sequence ATGGCTAAAGCTGGATCCCGTGTCAAGGTGACGCTCAGATGCGCAGAGTGCAAGCAGCGGAACTACAACACCATGAAGAACAAGAAGAACACTACCGAAAAGCTCGAACTGAGTAAGTATTGCCCCTTCTGCCGCAAGCACACCAAGCACGTTGAAACCAAATAA
- a CDS encoding Na+/H+ antiporter NhaC family protein, whose protein sequence is MAFSFWALVPPIVAIILALITKEVYSSLFVGILLGALFYSNFNPITGLDAIINDGMVPAVADSAGIMLFLVILGAMVALINRAGGSAAFGRWAETHIKTRAGAMFATFLLGVLIFVDDYFNCLTVGSVMLPVTDRHKISRAKLAYLIDATAAPVCMIAPISSWAAAVSGVVEDYNGFDLFVRAIPYNFYSLLTFVFIIALILMKFDYGPMRLHEMNARFKNDLYTTGDRADGNNDAIDCNQNGRVIDLILPVAVLIVTCFAGLVYAGGYWDASGDYYHDFVGAFGNTDAFVALPWGSLIALVFTIIYFLCRRLITFKDSMACLPKGFINMVPAIMILTFATSLKNMTGLLGGKYFVASVMNSAAGSLFSFLPAIIFLVAGVLSFSTGTSWGTFGILLPIVTYVFDPSSSLFIIGVSACLAGAVFGDHCSPISDTTIMASAGAMCNHVNHVSTQLPYAGTVGIICFVNYILAGFIQNVYICLAIGVVLVVAALFVIRAITAKKPLPGFEDVA, encoded by the coding sequence ATGGCGTTTTCGTTCTGGGCACTCGTGCCGCCGATCGTCGCCATCATCCTCGCACTCATCACGAAGGAAGTTTACTCGTCGCTGTTCGTCGGCATCCTGCTCGGTGCGCTGTTTTACTCCAACTTTAACCCGATCACCGGCCTTGACGCCATCATCAACGACGGTATGGTGCCCGCCGTCGCCGACAGCGCCGGCATCATGCTCTTCCTCGTCATCCTCGGCGCCATGGTCGCGCTCATCAACCGCGCCGGCGGCTCCGCCGCCTTCGGCCGCTGGGCCGAGACCCACATCAAGACCCGCGCCGGCGCCATGTTCGCCACCTTCCTGCTCGGCGTGCTCATTTTCGTCGATGACTACTTCAACTGCCTGACCGTCGGTTCGGTCATGCTGCCCGTCACCGACCGGCACAAGATCTCCCGCGCCAAGCTCGCCTACCTCATCGACGCCACGGCCGCACCCGTGTGCATGATCGCGCCGATCTCCTCCTGGGCCGCCGCCGTGTCCGGCGTCGTCGAGGACTACAACGGCTTCGACCTGTTCGTGCGCGCCATTCCGTATAACTTCTACTCGCTGCTCACGTTCGTGTTCATCATCGCGCTCATCCTCATGAAGTTCGACTACGGCCCGATGCGCCTGCACGAGATGAACGCCCGCTTCAAGAACGACCTCTACACCACCGGCGACCGCGCCGACGGGAACAATGATGCCATCGACTGCAACCAGAACGGCCGCGTCATCGACCTGATCCTGCCCGTCGCCGTGCTGATCGTGACGTGCTTTGCCGGCCTCGTCTACGCCGGCGGTTACTGGGACGCTTCCGGTGACTACTACCACGACTTCGTCGGCGCTTTCGGCAACACGGACGCCTTTGTCGCCCTGCCCTGGGGCTCGCTGATCGCGCTCGTGTTCACGATCATCTACTTCCTGTGCCGCCGTCTCATCACCTTCAAGGATTCCATGGCCTGCCTGCCGAAGGGCTTCATCAACATGGTCCCCGCCATCATGATCCTGACCTTCGCCACCTCGCTCAAGAACATGACCGGCCTGCTCGGCGGCAAGTACTTCGTCGCCTCCGTCATGAACTCTGCGGCCGGGTCGCTGTTCAGCTTCCTGCCGGCGATCATCTTCCTTGTCGCCGGTGTGCTGAGCTTCTCCACCGGCACGAGCTGGGGCACGTTTGGCATCCTGCTGCCGATCGTCACCTATGTGTTCGACCCGTCGAGCAGCCTGTTCATCATCGGCGTGTCCGCGTGCCTGGCCGGTGCCGTGTTCGGCGACCACTGCTCGCCCATTTCCGACACGACCATCATGGCCTCCGCCGGTGCGATGTGCAACCACGTCAACCACGTGTCCACGCAGCTGCCGTATGCCGGCACCGTCGGTATCATCTGCTTTGTCAACTACATCCTGGCGGGCTTCATCCAGAACGTTTATATCTGCCTCGCCATCGGTGTGGTGCTCGTGGTCGCGGCCCTGTTCGTCATCCGCGCCATCACCGCCAAGAAGCCGCTGCCCGGCTTCGAGGACGTCGCCTGA